In Sphingobacteriaceae bacterium, the following proteins share a genomic window:
- a CDS encoding transcription termination/antitermination protein NusA, with protein MEGVNLIESFSEFKDIKNIDRATLMTIIEDVFRSMLIKRYGSDKNFDIIVNPDKGDVEIYKNRKIVDDDFAEDSFDFDENKHISFADAQKIEPDFEIGEDVSEKVKLEDFGRRAVLSVRQNLVQKILELEKSEIYNKYKEKVGDVITAEVYQVWKKEIMLMDDEGNELLLPKTEQIPSDFFKKGDTVKAVVSKVDLKNGTPSIIVSRTSPVFLERLFETEVPEIFDGLITIKKIVREPGERAKVAVESYDDRIDPVGACVGMKGSRIHGIVRELKNENIDVINFTTNSMLLIQRSLSPAKITTIKIDEDTKRAEVFLKPDQISLAIGKGGFNIKLAGKLTGYEIDVFRDTDIDVETEDVDLEEFSDEIEADIIEQLKAIGCDTAKSVLELSDEELTRRTGISEEMIKSVRDVLSAEFEE; from the coding sequence ATGGAAGGCGTAAACCTTATAGAGTCGTTCTCGGAATTTAAAGATATTAAGAACATAGACCGTGCGACGTTGATGACCATTATTGAAGATGTATTTCGTAGTATGCTTATAAAAAGATACGGTAGCGATAAGAACTTTGATATTATTGTAAATCCGGATAAGGGTGACGTGGAGATCTATAAAAACCGTAAGATTGTTGATGATGATTTCGCGGAAGATTCTTTCGATTTTGATGAAAATAAGCACATTAGTTTTGCTGACGCTCAAAAGATAGAACCTGATTTTGAAATTGGAGAAGATGTATCTGAAAAAGTAAAATTAGAAGATTTTGGTCGTCGCGCTGTATTGTCGGTGCGTCAAAACTTAGTTCAAAAAATTCTTGAATTAGAAAAAAGTGAAATCTATAACAAGTACAAGGAGAAAGTTGGCGATGTTATTACTGCTGAAGTTTACCAGGTTTGGAAAAAAGAAATCATGTTAATGGATGATGAAGGAAACGAATTGTTGTTACCAAAAACGGAGCAAATTCCTTCTGATTTTTTCAAAAAAGGAGATACTGTTAAAGCGGTTGTTTCTAAAGTTGATTTAAAAAACGGAACACCTTCTATTATTGTATCTCGTACTTCACCTGTATTTTTAGAACGTTTATTTGAAACAGAAGTTCCTGAAATTTTTGATGGATTAATCACTATTAAGAAAATTGTTCGTGAGCCAGGAGAAAGAGCTAAAGTGGCAGTTGAAAGTTATGATGATAGAATTGACCCGGTTGGAGCTTGTGTAGGGATGAAAGGATCGAGAATTCACGGAATTGTTCGTGAATTGAAAAACGAGAACATTGATGTGATCAACTTCACGACCAATTCAATGTTATTAATTCAACGTTCACTAAGTCCGGCAAAAATTACCACCATTAAAATTGACGAAGACACAAAACGCGCGGAAGTTTTCCTTAAACCCGATCAGATTAGCCTTGCCATTGGAAAAGGCGGATTTAATATTAAATTAGCGGGGAAATTAACAGGTTACGAAATTGATGTATTCCGTGATACAGATATTGATGTTGAAACAGAAGACGTTGATTTGGAAGAATTCTCAGATGAGATTGAAGCAGACATCATTGAGCAATTAAAAGCCATTGGATGCGATACGGCAAAATCAGTTCTTGAATTGAGCGACGAAGAATTAACACGCCGCACAGGCATCAGCGAAGAGATGATTAAAAGTGTTCGTGATGTGTTGAGTGCTGAGTTCGAAGAATAA
- a CDS encoding ribosome assembly cofactor RimP (in Streptococcus pneumoniae this gene was found to be essential; structure determination of the Streptococcus protein shows that it is similar to a number of other proteins), translating into MTKEHIIALANQYLNGTNMYVTGIKIGSDNHINVFLDGDEGVTIKDCVAVSRAIEGNLDREKEDYALDVSSHGATTPLVMPRQYKKHIGRTFEIKLVDGTKTEGDLVEWSEHEITLESTSRENKPVGKGKITVTKQQILKYDQIKESKIKLKF; encoded by the coding sequence ATAACAAAAGAACATATTATAGCGCTGGCGAACCAGTATTTGAACGGAACAAACATGTATGTTACCGGGATAAAAATTGGCTCTGACAATCACATCAATGTATTTTTAGATGGTGATGAAGGTGTAACTATTAAAGACTGTGTGGCGGTTAGTCGTGCTATTGAGGGCAACCTTGACAGGGAAAAGGAAGATTATGCGCTTGATGTGAGTTCACACGGTGCTACTACTCCTTTGGTGATGCCCCGTCAGTATAAAAAACACATCGGGAGAACTTTTGAAATAAAGTTAGTGGATGGCACTAAAACTGAAGGTGACCTGGTAGAATGGAGTGAGCATGAAATTACACTGGAATCTACTTCTCGCGAGAATAAGCCTGTTGGAAAAGGAAAGATAACCGTTACAAAACAACAGATTTTAAAATACGATCAAATAAAAGAGTCAAAAATTAAATTAAAGTTTTAG
- a CDS encoding acyl carrier protein: MSDIANKVKSIIVDKLGVDEKEVTPTASFTNDLGADSLDTVELIMEFEKEFNIAIPDEQAEKIGTVGDAISYIEANAKN, encoded by the coding sequence ATGTCTGACATTGCAAACAAAGTAAAATCAATCATCGTAGATAAATTAGGTGTTGATGAAAAAGAAGTAACTCCAACAGCTAGCTTTACTAACGATTTAGGTGCTGATTCACTGGATACAGTTGAACTTATCATGGAATTCGAAAAAGAATTTAACATCGCTATTCCTGATGAACAAGCTGAGAAAATTGGTACTGTGGGCGATGCTATCTCTTACATTGAGGCTAACGCAAAAAACTAA
- the fabF gene encoding beta-ketoacyl-[acyl-carrier-protein] synthase II, with product MQLKRVVVTGLGAVTPLGNSVNDYWNNLINGVSGAAPITRFDASKFKTQFACEVKGFNPEDYFDKKEARKLDAYSWYGIAASDQAMKDSGLLAENIDRNEIGVIWGSGIGGLDTFQNETFAFAKGDGTPRFNPFFIPKMIADICSGHISMRFGLRGPNFTTVSACASSTNALIDAFNYIRLGKANAIVTGGSEAAINESGIGGFNACQAMSTRNDDAAKASRPYDKDRDGFVLGEGGAAIILEELDHALARGAKIYAEIIGGGMSADAHHITAPHPEGLGATLVMKRALKDAGLTGTEVDYINTHGTSTPLGDTAELKAIVNVFGEHAYKLNISSTKSMTGHLLGAAGAIEAIAAIMAVKTGIIPPTINHTTPDPEIDPKLNLTLNKMQTRNVDVAISNTFGFGGHNAAVVIRKFNP from the coding sequence ATGCAATTAAAACGTGTAGTAGTTACAGGTCTGGGCGCTGTAACCCCATTAGGCAATAGTGTTAATGACTATTGGAATAATCTTATTAATGGAGTAAGCGGAGCTGCGCCTATTACACGTTTTGATGCATCTAAATTTAAAACCCAGTTCGCCTGTGAGGTGAAGGGCTTTAATCCTGAAGATTATTTCGACAAAAAAGAAGCTCGTAAACTGGATGCTTATTCCTGGTACGGGATCGCCGCAAGCGATCAAGCCATGAAGGATAGCGGTTTATTAGCAGAAAATATCGATAGAAATGAAATTGGTGTTATTTGGGGAAGTGGTATCGGAGGTTTAGATACTTTTCAAAACGAAACTTTCGCTTTTGCAAAAGGTGATGGTACTCCCCGTTTTAATCCTTTCTTTATTCCCAAAATGATTGCTGACATTTGCAGCGGTCATATTTCCATGCGCTTTGGTCTTAGAGGGCCTAATTTTACAACCGTTTCAGCTTGCGCTTCCTCTACCAATGCCTTGATAGACGCATTTAATTACATTCGTTTAGGCAAAGCAAACGCCATTGTAACAGGCGGAAGTGAGGCTGCCATTAACGAAAGTGGTATTGGTGGTTTTAACGCCTGCCAGGCCATGAGCACACGCAACGACGATGCCGCAAAGGCTTCTCGTCCCTACGATAAAGACCGTGATGGTTTTGTTTTAGGAGAAGGCGGAGCTGCTATTATTCTTGAAGAATTAGATCATGCTCTCGCAAGAGGTGCAAAAATATACGCAGAAATTATTGGCGGAGGCATGAGTGCCGATGCCCATCATATCACTGCCCCACATCCTGAAGGATTAGGTGCTACTTTAGTAATGAAACGTGCATTAAAAGATGCAGGCCTTACAGGAACCGAAGTGGATTACATAAACACGCACGGAACCAGCACTCCGCTTGGAGATACAGCTGAATTAAAGGCGATTGTAAATGTGTTTGGCGAACATGCCTACAAATTAAACATCAGCTCTACAAAAAGTATGACCGGGCACCTTCTTGGTGCTGCAGGAGCAATAGAGGCAATAGCGGCTATCATGGCAGTTAAAACAGGTATTATTCCTCCTACTATTAATCATACAACTCCTGATCCTGAAATTGATCCAAAATTAAATTTAACGCTCAACAAAATGCAGACGCGTAATGTGGATGTAGCTATCAGCAATACTTTTGGCTTTGGTGGACACAACGCAGCGGTTGTGATTAGAAAATTTAATCCATAA